The following coding sequences lie in one Acidobacteriota bacterium genomic window:
- a CDS encoding OsmC family protein, whose translation MPTHKAEAEWKGNLIEGSGRLAVGSGAFEGPYSFKSRFEEGQSATNPEELIGAAHAGCFTMALTAQLSRAGITPTRIHTNAKVKLEKVGEAFSITRIDLETEAEISGIDDATFQKTALDAKNGCPVSKALAGTEIHLTAKLV comes from the coding sequence ATGCCAACACATAAAGCAGAAGCAGAATGGAAGGGGAACCTGATCGAGGGAAGCGGGCGCCTGGCTGTCGGCAGCGGCGCGTTTGAAGGACCCTATTCCTTCAAATCGCGGTTTGAAGAAGGCCAATCCGCCACAAACCCGGAAGAGTTGATCGGCGCAGCGCACGCCGGTTGCTTCACGATGGCGCTGACGGCACAACTTTCCCGCGCAGGGATTACTCCAACGCGCATTCACACCAACGCAAAAGTAAAGCTGGAAAAAGTCGGCGAAGCGTTTTCGATCACCCGAATTGATCTGGAAACCGAAGCCGAAATTTCCGGCATTGATGATGCGACGTTTCAAAAAACGGCGCTCGATGCCAAAAATGGCTGCCCGGTTTCCAAGGCTTTGGCGGGCACTGAAATTCATCTGACTGCGAAGCTGGTGTAA
- a CDS encoding VOC family protein, producing MPTKILLFAFLLLGLIGWQSARPTRPKLLGVAHMALSVSDVEKTRGFYKDFLGFEEPYDLKNPDGSLAMTFIKVNDQQYVELFPGYKAGEDRLRHISFYTDNAEQLRQYLKAKGVAVPDKVNKVRIGNTSFNAQDPEGHTVEFTQYEPAGWTMREHGKFIGKQRISARIMHLGIIIGDVPAAMSFYHDTLGFTEFWRGNARGTDTVSWINMRLPDSPDYIEFMLYANKPAPGARTSQHHICLEVPDIQKALAQLEASPARKQYTRPLEIRTGVNQRRQLNLFDPDGTRIELMEPHTVDGNPPPSSTSPLPVVKKAS from the coding sequence ATGCCAACAAAGATTCTGCTTTTTGCTTTTCTCCTGCTCGGCTTAATCGGCTGGCAATCCGCGAGACCCACACGACCGAAGCTGCTGGGCGTCGCGCACATGGCCTTGAGCGTCAGCGACGTTGAAAAAACGCGCGGATTTTACAAGGACTTTCTCGGCTTTGAAGAACCGTATGATTTGAAAAACCCAGACGGATCGCTGGCGATGACGTTTATCAAAGTCAACGACCAGCAGTACGTCGAACTCTTTCCGGGATACAAAGCCGGTGAAGACCGATTGCGCCACATTTCGTTTTACACCGACAATGCCGAACAGTTGCGGCAATACTTGAAAGCCAAAGGCGTCGCCGTGCCGGACAAGGTCAATAAGGTTCGCATTGGCAACACCAGTTTCAACGCCCAAGACCCCGAAGGACACACCGTCGAATTCACGCAATACGAACCGGCGGGTTGGACAATGCGCGAACATGGGAAGTTCATTGGCAAACAGCGAATTTCCGCGCGCATTATGCATCTGGGCATCATCATTGGGGATGTTCCTGCCGCAATGAGTTTTTATCACGACACGCTCGGCTTCACGGAATTCTGGCGAGGCAATGCGCGCGGCACCGATACCGTTTCGTGGATCAACATGCGGTTGCCGGATAGTCCCGATTACATAGAGTTTATGCTTTACGCCAACAAACCCGCGCCCGGCGCGCGCACTTCGCAGCATCACATTTGCCTGGAAGTTCCCGACATTCAAAAAGCTCTGGCGCAACTGGAAGCCAGCCCGGCGCGCAAACAGTACACGCGCCCGCTGGAAATTCGCACGGGAGTGAATCAACGCCGCCAGTTGAATTTGTTTGATCCCGACGGCACGCGCATTGAGTTGATGGAACCGCACACAGTGGATGGCAATCCACCGCCTTCGTCAACGTCGCCGTTGCCGGTGGTCAAAAAGGCTTCATAG
- a CDS encoding S9 family peptidase, with translation MKRLSGLFCLLLAFPVAGLAQDRPASEEALLQRIRALEERLSTMELSLTKDIDDALWFQRMSDIAIVDKVSYAGPAPRVIPNPTGQGAGNPVIIRAFTFIPKKYATAKIPLLVYVHGGVHGDFNNSSLHIIRELVEQGYAIIAPDYRGSTGYGRGFWQLIDYGGLENDDVLAGKRWMLENHSNLDPQRVGILGWSHGGMITLMNIFNWPQEYKVAYAGVPVSDLIARMGYKSQGYRDLYSAPYHLGKTAEQNVNEYKRRSPAWNAEKLQTPLLIHTNTNDEDVNVLEVEHLIQALKAAGKKFEYKIYENAPGGHIFNRIDTKLAQDSRAEIWRFLAGYLNPPNPVK, from the coding sequence ATGAAACGCCTATCGGGCCTGTTTTGTCTCTTATTGGCTTTTCCCGTAGCCGGTCTGGCTCAAGATCGGCCAGCGTCGGAGGAAGCATTGTTGCAGCGCATACGCGCTCTGGAAGAGCGTTTATCCACCATGGAGCTTTCGCTGACCAAAGACATTGACGACGCGTTGTGGTTTCAACGAATGAGCGACATCGCCATTGTGGACAAAGTCAGTTATGCAGGGCCGGCTCCACGCGTGATTCCGAACCCAACCGGACAAGGCGCAGGAAATCCCGTCATCATCCGCGCCTTTACTTTCATCCCGAAAAAATACGCAACGGCCAAAATCCCTTTGCTGGTGTATGTCCACGGCGGAGTTCACGGCGATTTCAACAACTCTTCACTTCACATCATTCGCGAACTGGTCGAACAGGGCTACGCCATCATCGCACCGGATTATCGCGGCAGCACGGGCTACGGTCGCGGCTTCTGGCAATTGATTGATTACGGCGGATTGGAAAATGACGACGTGCTGGCCGGAAAGCGCTGGATGCTGGAAAACCATTCGAACCTTGACCCGCAACGCGTGGGAATCCTGGGGTGGAGCCACGGTGGAATGATCACATTGATGAACATTTTCAACTGGCCTCAGGAGTATAAAGTCGCTTACGCAGGAGTTCCTGTCAGTGATCTGATTGCTCGAATGGGGTACAAAAGTCAGGGCTACCGCGATCTGTACTCTGCTCCCTATCATCTGGGCAAAACTGCTGAACAAAACGTCAACGAATACAAACGCCGCTCCCCGGCCTGGAATGCGGAAAAGCTGCAAACGCCCCTGCTGATTCACACCAACACCAACGACGAAGACGTCAACGTGCTGGAAGTCGAGCATCTGATTCAGGCGCTGAAAGCCGCGGGCAAAAAGTTTGAATACAAGATTTACGAAAACGCTCCGGGCGGACACATTTTCAATCGGATTGACACCAAACTGGCGCAGGACTCGCGCGCGGAAATCTGGCGCTTCCTGGCAGGGTATTTGAATCCGCCGAACCCAGTGAAGTAA
- a CDS encoding SDR family oxidoreductase yields the protein MSSKKIALVTGANKGIGFETVRQLAAKNVTVLLAARDEQRGAEAANKLKAEGLDVQFLQLDVNDVGSQENAAKFIADKFGKLDILINNAGIAKDFGISASQGTLEHWRATFETNVFNLVSLTQKLLPLVKKSDAGRIVNLTSILGSLALHSDPKSPIAGSSSSGSAYNASKSALNMFTVNLANELKDTSVKVNAAHPGWVKTDMGGEMAPLEVEDGAKTSVQLATLPSDGPTGGYFHLGQTLPW from the coding sequence ATGAGTTCGAAAAAAATTGCGCTGGTCACAGGAGCCAACAAAGGCATTGGGTTTGAAACGGTTCGCCAGTTGGCCGCCAAAAACGTCACAGTTTTGTTGGCCGCACGAGATGAGCAGCGCGGAGCCGAAGCCGCGAACAAGTTGAAAGCCGAAGGCCTGGATGTTCAATTTTTACAGTTGGATGTCAATGATGTTGGGTCTCAGGAAAACGCAGCCAAATTCATCGCGGATAAATTCGGCAAGCTGGACATTCTGATTAATAACGCGGGAATTGCGAAGGACTTTGGAATTTCCGCATCGCAAGGCACATTGGAACATTGGCGCGCAACCTTTGAAACCAATGTATTCAATCTGGTTTCGCTGACACAAAAACTGCTGCCGCTGGTCAAAAAGAGCGATGCCGGACGCATCGTCAACCTGACCAGCATTTTGGGATCGCTGGCGCTTCATTCCGATCCAAAATCGCCGATCGCCGGTTCTTCCAGTTCAGGTTCGGCTTATAACGCTTCGAAATCGGCGCTGAACATGTTCACAGTGAATCTGGCCAATGAATTGAAAGACACGTCGGTAAAAGTCAACGCTGCGCATCCGGGCTGGGTGAAAACCGATATGGGCGGTGAAATGGCTCCATTGGAAGTTGAAGACGGCGCAAAGACCTCAGTTCAATTGGCGACATTACCAAGCGACGGCCCAACCGGCGGGTATTTCCATTTGGGGCAAACGCTGCCCTGGTAA
- a CDS encoding TetR/AcrR family transcriptional regulator produces MSSKILSKIEESPGEACESKQPGRPRCPLTHQNILKAARELVEEVGFDSLTIEGIAARAGVGKTTIYRRWPNKANIVLDAFFEDLVPSVSFSDTGNVREDMRRHLKKFVKELNGPLGCKISMLLANGQFDEEMADAFRLQWIEPRRDEARQVIERGIERGEIHQKVDPDLLIDALYGPIYFRLLAGHAPLTPSFAESLTELVMSGLDG; encoded by the coding sequence GTGTCAAGCAAAATTTTGTCAAAGATTGAAGAAAGTCCGGGCGAGGCCTGTGAATCGAAACAGCCCGGCCGCCCTCGCTGCCCGCTGACGCATCAGAATATCCTGAAGGCTGCCCGCGAATTGGTGGAGGAAGTCGGATTTGACAGCCTGACGATTGAAGGAATCGCGGCGCGCGCGGGTGTCGGCAAAACAACCATTTACCGGCGCTGGCCGAACAAGGCGAACATTGTCCTGGACGCGTTCTTCGAAGATCTTGTTCCTTCCGTTTCCTTTTCCGATACAGGCAATGTGCGCGAAGATATGCGCCGCCACCTCAAAAAATTCGTCAAAGAGTTGAATGGGCCGCTGGGGTGCAAGATTTCAATGCTGTTGGCAAACGGACAATTTGATGAAGAAATGGCCGACGCGTTTCGCTTGCAATGGATCGAACCTCGACGCGATGAGGCTCGGCAAGTCATAGAGCGTGGCATCGAACGCGGCGAAATCCATCAGAAGGTTGATCCCGATTTACTGATAGACGCATTGTACGGGCCGATTTATTTTCGCTTGCTGGCGGGTCATGCTCCACTGACACCGAGCTTCGCGGAATCATTGACGGAATTGGTAATGAGTGGCCTCGACGGTTAG
- a CDS encoding glucose 1-dehydrogenase: MSKKLEGKVAVITGGNSGIGLATAKRFVEEGAQVFITGRRQNELGEAVKLIGGNVTAIQGDVSKLDDLDRLFDTVKRKAGRVDVLFANAGGGEFARLGEITEEHFDKTFGINVKGVLFTVQKALPLLPDGASVILNASIASSKGLENFSVYSATKAAVRSFARSWTTDLKQRQIRVNVISPGPVETPALDGLAANINVQADQIKAGLIAGVPLGRMGTSDEIAKAAVFLASDDSSFVTGIELFVDGGMAQV; the protein is encoded by the coding sequence ATGTCGAAGAAACTTGAGGGGAAAGTTGCGGTTATCACTGGCGGAAATAGCGGCATTGGTCTGGCAACCGCCAAACGATTTGTTGAAGAAGGCGCGCAGGTGTTCATCACTGGGCGTCGCCAAAACGAATTGGGCGAGGCAGTCAAACTGATCGGCGGAAATGTCACGGCAATTCAAGGGGATGTGTCCAAGCTTGATGATCTGGATCGGTTATTCGATACCGTCAAACGGAAAGCGGGGCGAGTTGACGTTTTGTTTGCGAATGCTGGCGGAGGGGAGTTTGCTCGACTGGGCGAAATCACCGAAGAGCATTTCGACAAGACCTTTGGGATCAATGTCAAAGGTGTGCTGTTCACTGTGCAAAAAGCTTTGCCGTTATTGCCGGACGGCGCTTCCGTCATCCTGAACGCTTCCATCGCATCGAGCAAGGGACTGGAAAACTTCAGCGTGTACAGCGCGACCAAAGCGGCGGTACGTTCGTTCGCCAGAAGCTGGACTACCGACCTGAAGCAACGGCAGATTCGTGTCAATGTCATCAGCCCGGGGCCGGTTGAAACGCCTGCACTTGACGGACTGGCGGCGAATATCAATGTTCAAGCTGATCAGATAAAGGCTGGGCTGATTGCAGGTGTGCCGCTTGGACGTATGGGAACTTCTGACGAAATTGCCAAAGCCGCAGTCTTTCTGGCCTCGGACGACAGCAGTTTTGTCACCGGGATAGAGTTGTTTGTTGATGGTGGGATGGCGCAAGTTTAA
- a CDS encoding Gfo/Idh/MocA family oxidoreductase gives MNLPDGITYHPRQHLHSDPEQRVLIARNCPALIRIETTERFPNNRNYEIESQSFENSLARFLRGDWEQFDREFGFNRHHEVCVHAIHGRVDFPADPQLPDIWVARNVAVILERSEVYSFGCTMGHYYPYDREEGYRVAEVFEFQGYGLLLLSRENSEVEMWVAQEGDKIAVPTGCHATLYNLSSDDSPLIALSFHHTPQSQPLNDQTLICDHGPILLSYYSSQEVVFKLNRSYVNNPYHRAGITLKDSPLNDEARTIRVNRGARLDMGRMLYEQLTQNPALVSRFARLGICVKPASPEAVLEPLKPETSGKLEDVRGARLHFSLPLANSAKKGTDVYRYFIPEATVIEPDPLKLLLLGSVEDEFRMPDRNKKAGKRQPLRRPLMIVVEGVGDWVINTYRRRFEEIMKTEKRQHRLSVFYTDDSRWYRTEEQRQKVQSWAAGLNEWEVYLDKASPEDYAKYQKLRPDVVFVVTPDFTHSLLARQWLNKVPLVFVEKPFDSQVGNVDDLRRAFKPKTRTEVLGLDHYQFYALEIKELLPEIRRHLGGAIARIEFYLTEDRPIEIGRDKALQYGLTLDLLPHMLALLTYFGDVTTIDDITVVETGRYQPLIATSKDYPKVSSVEDISHTYESETYSRVRFTFQDRSHSGLHIPCLAVVGKGFGSEAKYMELTGINRHVIRIDLKSKPENGVRGYPYDSIFFLQGNASLAPELVAKDVQDPYQERKLKIVNDPANSNRFRPRKLRRQRYRELLLDLLNGTTTAVHSTLTLSQGQSIVRALDRIWWAIRIAKPEWKDFPLESAQSPFKLVGNSRLGTLTSPSVRRRSCNEDSGLILPSRAFGSITVIDESEGDDRPKEPVLTRGTHRHALQTQSGCQKISSNELANLLDKLRAQVGGLPISMLAHNWKSNVTFEFLSKVMPLLIRDDVVWLVLPDFSPDNSLRVGAEEKIRNRGHSIEIDESKEIDLRIHKNLITDLLFFPALAKEEVDQIAKYKARSQVIVIDELGPFHDPLQQKAMDLGLIVYCWKQPPQLQSEMSLPVVNGVNPLLETVDPLEEIGRSLAEIAGQLENIANRRLAFRSRLLEVIDSNPRRATWAEDLAGQSRLWPPWAVECLPRFYIPLEKLNEQTQRILVWNELLKWLPHFAIKQEAESEMVEEEVSDEIATLLEMFSSALAKNLRKQVITTDRSFNFRVYESMREIEEHLKLSWPEYVTHFKQSRQDYLNKLLASHD, from the coding sequence ATGAACCTGCCTGATGGAATCACATATCATCCGCGGCAACACCTTCATTCTGACCCAGAGCAGCGTGTCCTGATCGCCAGAAATTGTCCTGCGTTGATTCGCATTGAAACAACAGAACGCTTTCCTAATAACCGAAATTACGAAATTGAATCACAATCGTTTGAGAACTCTCTGGCCAGGTTTCTTCGTGGTGACTGGGAGCAATTTGACCGTGAATTTGGTTTCAATCGTCACCATGAGGTCTGTGTGCACGCTATTCATGGCCGTGTGGACTTTCCTGCTGACCCACAATTGCCGGATATTTGGGTTGCACGCAATGTAGCCGTGATTCTGGAAAGATCGGAGGTTTACAGCTTCGGCTGCACAATGGGCCATTACTACCCTTACGATCGAGAAGAAGGGTACCGAGTTGCCGAGGTATTTGAATTTCAAGGCTATGGCCTGCTGTTGCTTTCGCGGGAAAACAGTGAGGTTGAGATGTGGGTTGCCCAAGAAGGTGACAAAATCGCTGTGCCGACCGGATGTCACGCAACCTTGTACAATCTGAGCAGTGATGACAGCCCACTGATTGCACTGAGTTTTCATCATACACCGCAATCGCAACCCCTTAATGACCAGACTCTGATCTGTGATCACGGGCCGATTCTACTCAGTTATTACAGTTCACAAGAGGTAGTCTTCAAGCTGAACCGGTCTTACGTCAACAACCCCTACCATCGTGCAGGGATAACGTTGAAAGATTCGCCACTGAATGACGAAGCGCGTACTATTCGCGTCAATCGCGGCGCTCGACTAGATATGGGGCGGATGCTGTATGAGCAGTTGACACAAAATCCGGCTTTGGTTTCACGCTTTGCCAGGCTGGGCATTTGCGTCAAACCGGCGTCCCCTGAAGCGGTACTGGAGCCATTGAAGCCAGAGACCTCCGGTAAGCTGGAAGATGTCCGTGGTGCTCGCCTTCACTTTTCTCTTCCACTGGCCAATTCTGCGAAAAAAGGAACAGACGTCTACCGATACTTTATTCCCGAAGCAACTGTCATCGAACCTGATCCGCTTAAGTTGCTCTTGTTGGGTTCCGTAGAAGATGAGTTTAGGATGCCTGATCGAAACAAGAAGGCTGGCAAGCGGCAACCACTTCGTCGTCCGCTGATGATTGTCGTAGAAGGTGTAGGTGATTGGGTGATTAACACTTATCGCCGTCGTTTTGAAGAGATCATGAAAACTGAAAAACGGCAGCACCGACTTTCTGTGTTTTATACGGATGATTCACGTTGGTACCGAACGGAAGAGCAACGGCAGAAAGTGCAAAGCTGGGCAGCGGGGCTCAACGAGTGGGAAGTCTATCTTGACAAGGCGTCGCCTGAAGATTATGCCAAGTACCAAAAACTCCGCCCCGATGTAGTGTTCGTCGTGACACCTGATTTCACTCATTCATTGTTGGCGCGCCAATGGCTGAATAAAGTGCCATTGGTATTTGTTGAAAAGCCCTTCGACAGCCAAGTTGGAAATGTGGATGATCTGCGGCGCGCCTTCAAACCCAAAACCCGTACAGAGGTTCTTGGATTGGATCACTACCAATTTTATGCACTGGAGATCAAAGAACTGCTGCCGGAAATTCGCCGGCATCTTGGCGGCGCGATTGCCAGAATTGAGTTTTATCTGACTGAAGATCGGCCAATCGAAATTGGACGTGACAAGGCTTTACAGTATGGGCTGACGCTCGATTTGCTGCCGCATATGCTTGCATTACTGACCTATTTTGGAGATGTCACGACGATTGACGATATTACGGTGGTTGAAACTGGGCGCTATCAACCGCTAATTGCCACTTCAAAGGACTATCCCAAAGTCAGTTCGGTTGAAGACATTAGTCACACTTATGAGAGCGAAACTTACTCTCGCGTTCGTTTCACCTTTCAGGATCGCTCTCACAGCGGGTTGCATATTCCCTGTCTGGCGGTCGTCGGCAAAGGATTCGGCAGCGAAGCCAAGTATATGGAACTGACTGGCATCAACCGCCACGTCATTCGAATTGACCTCAAGAGTAAGCCAGAGAATGGTGTTAGGGGTTATCCATATGATTCAATCTTCTTTTTACAAGGCAATGCGTCGCTAGCCCCAGAGCTTGTTGCGAAAGATGTACAAGACCCTTATCAGGAACGTAAGCTGAAAATTGTCAACGATCCGGCCAACTCAAACAGGTTTCGACCTCGCAAGCTACGCCGCCAAAGGTATCGGGAACTGCTCCTTGATTTACTAAATGGGACGACAACGGCAGTTCATAGCACGCTGACCTTGTCACAGGGCCAAAGCATTGTTCGCGCGCTGGATCGCATCTGGTGGGCGATTCGCATTGCGAAGCCGGAATGGAAAGATTTTCCGTTAGAGAGCGCTCAATCTCCATTTAAGCTGGTCGGAAACTCTCGTCTAGGTACTCTGACTTCGCCTTCAGTTCGAAGGCGATCCTGTAATGAAGATTCGGGCTTGATTCTGCCTTCACGCGCGTTCGGCTCGATAACAGTGATTGACGAAAGCGAAGGTGACGATCGTCCCAAGGAGCCGGTGCTGACTCGGGGCACGCACAGACACGCTCTGCAAACACAATCAGGGTGCCAGAAAATATCCTCCAATGAACTAGCCAATCTGCTGGATAAGTTAAGAGCACAAGTCGGTGGCCTGCCAATTAGTATGCTTGCACACAACTGGAAGAGCAATGTGACATTTGAATTCCTATCAAAAGTCATGCCCCTCCTGATTCGTGATGACGTGGTTTGGCTGGTATTACCTGATTTCTCGCCCGATAACTCACTTAGAGTTGGAGCAGAAGAAAAGATTCGGAATAGAGGTCATTCAATTGAGATTGATGAGAGTAAAGAGATTGATCTCCGTATACACAAGAATTTGATTACAGACCTACTCTTCTTCCCGGCATTAGCGAAAGAAGAAGTTGACCAAATTGCCAAATACAAAGCGCGTTCTCAAGTGATTGTCATTGATGAGCTTGGACCTTTTCACGACCCACTTCAACAAAAAGCGATGGATTTGGGGCTGATTGTTTATTGTTGGAAGCAGCCTCCTCAGTTACAAAGTGAAATGAGTTTGCCAGTCGTGAACGGTGTGAACCCCTTACTGGAAACTGTAGATCCACTGGAGGAAATAGGAAGATCCCTAGCCGAAATAGCTGGACAATTGGAGAATATAGCGAATCGCCGATTAGCCTTCAGATCTCGGCTACTGGAAGTTATTGATTCCAATCCTCGTCGCGCAACTTGGGCAGAAGATCTGGCAGGGCAATCAAGACTATGGCCTCCGTGGGCTGTGGAGTGTTTGCCGAGATTCTACATTCCGCTAGAAAAGCTGAATGAGCAAACGCAGCGTATATTAGTTTGGAACGAGTTGCTCAAGTGGTTGCCGCATTTCGCAATTAAGCAAGAGGCCGAAAGCGAAATGGTCGAAGAAGAGGTTTCTGATGAAATCGCCACATTACTTGAGATGTTTTCGAGCGCATTAGCGAAAAACTTACGTAAACAAGTTATCACCACCGACCGGTCCTTCAATTTTCGTGTTTACGAATCAATGCGTGAAATTGAAGAGCACCTCAAACTAAGTTGGCCGGAGTATGTAACGCACTTCAAGCAAAGTCGGCAGGATTATCTGAACAAGCTATTGGCATCACATGATTAA
- a CDS encoding L-lactate permease: protein MNWTQVYDPLHWWPLSTLVAAIPILVLFYLLAVRGLAPQWAAMICAGLAIVLASAVFTMPVAMSAMSFVFGVAFGLKIAWIVIAAVFLYDISVATGQFEIMKDSVAAISQDRRLQALLVAFAFGAFVEGCAGFGAPVAISGAFMIGLGFDPFNAAILNLIANTAPVAWGSIGTPLHTLAAVTGLPESDLSAMTGRILPFTSVIVPFWLVRVMSSWRATIEVLPAILVCGVSFAITQFLWSNYVDSNLVDIASAVACLSTMLVFLRFWQPKTIWRFKHETEIANPAEHKPHTHAQVFRAWMPFLILSIFVLLWGLPSIKNSLNRATTPSFAVTLPDGKPRPGPPGWDVPMLHNQVFRDKPVVRESTPEAARYDFNWLTMTGTAAFLAALVSGLLLGVKPARLFSIFFNSLKRMRYAVLAIVCMLGLGFVTRYSGMDAVLGLAFTKTGWLFPFFGTFLGWLGVALTGSDTSSNALFGSLQRITAEQLKIDPILMASANSAGGVMGKMIDAQSIVVATAATGQVGNEGKILRAVMRHSIILAAIVGLIVMLFAYVIPHAIPHGLNFVK from the coding sequence ATGAACTGGACACAAGTTTACGACCCTCTTCATTGGTGGCCGCTTTCCACACTGGTGGCTGCGATTCCCATCCTTGTGCTGTTTTATTTACTCGCTGTCAGAGGCCTGGCCCCGCAATGGGCGGCGATGATTTGTGCTGGATTGGCAATCGTTTTGGCCAGTGCCGTGTTCACCATGCCGGTTGCAATGTCCGCGATGAGCTTTGTTTTCGGCGTGGCGTTCGGATTGAAAATCGCCTGGATCGTCATTGCGGCAGTGTTTTTGTATGACATTTCAGTCGCTACCGGCCAGTTTGAAATCATGAAGGATTCCGTTGCGGCGATTTCGCAAGATCGCCGATTGCAGGCTCTGCTCGTAGCGTTTGCCTTTGGAGCCTTTGTTGAAGGTTGTGCGGGCTTTGGCGCTCCGGTGGCGATTTCGGGCGCATTTATGATCGGACTTGGGTTTGATCCCTTCAATGCGGCGATTCTGAATTTAATTGCGAACACAGCGCCTGTCGCCTGGGGATCCATCGGAACTCCGCTGCATACGCTGGCGGCTGTGACCGGGTTGCCCGAATCGGATTTGTCGGCGATGACCGGACGCATTTTGCCGTTCACCAGTGTGATTGTTCCGTTTTGGTTGGTTCGCGTCATGTCATCGTGGCGGGCGACGATTGAGGTGTTGCCGGCAATTTTGGTCTGCGGAGTTTCGTTCGCCATCACGCAATTTCTGTGGTCGAACTACGTGGACAGCAATTTGGTGGACATCGCTTCAGCGGTGGCATGTTTGTCAACAATGCTTGTTTTCCTTCGCTTCTGGCAGCCGAAAACGATCTGGCGATTCAAACACGAAACTGAGATTGCGAACCCCGCTGAGCATAAACCTCACACACATGCTCAGGTTTTTCGCGCCTGGATGCCGTTTCTGATTTTGAGTATCTTCGTGTTGTTATGGGGATTGCCTTCGATCAAAAATTCCCTGAACCGCGCAACGACTCCTTCCTTCGCCGTGACGTTACCGGATGGAAAGCCTCGTCCCGGACCGCCGGGCTGGGATGTGCCCATGCTCCACAACCAGGTTTTTCGTGACAAACCTGTCGTGCGCGAATCTACGCCCGAAGCCGCCCGATACGATTTCAACTGGTTGACCATGACCGGAACAGCGGCGTTTTTGGCCGCTCTGGTTTCGGGATTGTTGTTGGGAGTGAAACCGGCGAGGTTGTTCAGCATTTTTTTCAACTCGCTGAAACGAATGCGATACGCCGTGTTGGCAATTGTCTGCATGCTGGGACTTGGATTTGTCACGCGGTATTCGGGGATGGATGCGGTTTTGGGGCTGGCGTTTACCAAAACGGGTTGGCTGTTTCCGTTCTTCGGCACGTTTCTGGGCTGGCTTGGCGTAGCCTTGACCGGCAGTGACACATCGTCAAACGCTCTGTTCGGCAGTTTGCAACGCATTACCGCCGAACAACTCAAGATTGATCCGATTCTGATGGCTTCGGCAAATTCAGCGGGCGGCGTAATGGGTAAGATGATTGACGCTCAATCCATCGTCGTGGCCACTGCCGCCACAGGACAGGTCGGCAACGAAGGCAAAATCCTTCGCGCGGTGATGCGGCACAGCATCATTCTGGCTGCCATCGTCGGGTTGATCGTGATGCTGTTTGCATACGTGATTCCGCACGCCATTCCGCATGGGCTGAATTTCGTGAAGTAG